The following are encoded in a window of Amycolatopsis lexingtonensis genomic DNA:
- a CDS encoding NAD(P)H-dependent oxidoreductase, with translation MTAPVVVLLAHPRPGSFNHALADRVVAALEQAGVPVRFHDLYAEGFDPVLTAEEAYTSGTRAEEFLAAEPDPLVRRHREELRDAGGLVAVHPNWWGKPPAILSGWLDRILVPGVAYRLSAAGGAPESLLSLRRLLVVNTSDTTEERERTLFGDPLDAIWRRCLAPYLGEPEVWRLVLRVLADAGADTRVRWLDEVEGEVARIFRALPQGRE, from the coding sequence ATGACCGCACCGGTCGTCGTGCTGCTCGCGCACCCGCGGCCCGGGAGCTTCAACCACGCGCTCGCCGACCGCGTCGTCGCGGCGCTGGAGCAGGCCGGGGTGCCGGTGCGGTTCCACGACCTGTACGCCGAGGGCTTCGACCCGGTGCTGACCGCGGAAGAGGCCTACACCAGCGGGACCCGGGCGGAAGAGTTCCTCGCCGCCGAACCGGACCCGCTGGTGCGGCGCCACCGCGAGGAGCTGCGCGACGCGGGCGGGCTGGTCGCGGTCCACCCGAACTGGTGGGGCAAGCCGCCCGCGATCCTCAGCGGCTGGCTCGACCGGATCCTCGTCCCGGGTGTCGCGTACCGCCTCTCCGCCGCGGGTGGCGCGCCCGAGTCGTTGCTTTCCCTGCGGCGGTTGCTGGTGGTGAACACGTCCGACACGACCGAAGAGCGCGAGCGGACGCTGTTCGGCGACCCGCTCGACGCGATCTGGCGGCGCTGCTTGGCCCCGTACCTCGGCGAGCCGGAGGTCTGGCGGCTCGTGCTGCGGGTGCTGGCCGACGCCGGTGCCGACACCCGCGTGCGGTGGCTCGACGAGGTCGAAGGCGAGGTGGCCCGGATCTTCCGCGCGCTGCCGCAAGGTCGCGAATGA
- a CDS encoding LysR family transcriptional regulator — protein MDLVGGCRAFVSVSETGSFTAGAALARIPQPVASRRIAALERHFGERLFDRSTRRARLTAFGRDVLPTAQRLVRLADSLEHDAQRARLRPMRVAVPGTCGVRELAELAAEARAFEVHLEFRAAEPGERAELVRTSEVRAALTAVPAEEGVWAVPLGVAGVAPSGARIVHLETLRAGRSGGPRRRVWIQPEDDVPHVRDRVLRVRDAVGLQPAQVAVAGSLTAAAAEVIASADLLLCSVTQAGELGLNWRPIGEVDLARGYEVAAALGEDAERLRTVLRAGVGRCLGAGS, from the coding sequence GTGGACCTGGTCGGCGGCTGCAGGGCGTTCGTGAGCGTGAGCGAGACGGGGAGCTTCACGGCGGGCGCGGCACTCGCGCGCATCCCGCAGCCGGTCGCGAGCCGGCGGATCGCCGCGCTCGAACGCCACTTCGGCGAACGGCTCTTCGACCGTTCCACCCGCCGGGCACGGCTGACGGCGTTCGGGCGCGACGTGCTGCCCACGGCGCAGCGGCTGGTCCGGCTGGCCGACTCGCTGGAGCACGACGCCCAGCGCGCACGGCTGCGGCCGATGCGCGTGGCGGTGCCGGGTACCTGCGGGGTGCGGGAGCTCGCCGAACTCGCCGCCGAAGCGCGTGCGTTCGAGGTCCACCTGGAGTTTCGTGCCGCCGAGCCGGGGGAGCGGGCCGAACTCGTCCGCACGAGCGAGGTGCGGGCGGCGCTCACCGCCGTCCCGGCCGAGGAGGGCGTGTGGGCGGTGCCGCTCGGCGTGGCCGGGGTGGCGCCGTCGGGGGCGCGGATCGTGCACCTGGAGACGCTGCGGGCGGGCCGCTCCGGTGGCCCGCGGCGGCGGGTGTGGATCCAGCCGGAGGACGATGTCCCGCATGTCCGGGACCGGGTACTGCGGGTCCGGGACGCGGTCGGGCTCCAGCCGGCGCAGGTCGCCGTGGCCGGCTCGCTTACCGCGGCGGCCGCGGAGGTGATCGCTTCGGCGGACCTGCTGCTCTGCTCGGTCACGCAAGCGGGTGAGCTTGGTCTGAACTGGCGGCCGATCGGCGAAGTCGACCTGGCACGCGGCTACGAGGTGGCGGCGGCACTGGGCGAGGACGCCGAGCGGCTGCGCACGGTGTTGCGGGCGGGCGTCGGCCGTTGTCTTGGGGCTGGCTCGTGA
- a CDS encoding ATP-grasp domain-containing protein: MKTAFIVRETHGQWIADFAAAVRAAGWRAELVTEPLADGEPEYQVDGFVVVDDVRDAPAVAEALRDREPAAVLTAAEGIIASTARIAELLGVARCPADVFTLAHNKFAVRQALAAAGLPGPRAALFADPAQAPAIAAEVGLPAIVKPVNGAASTLVRTVSTVDELVAAYQLLATRLPENSDARYHRPLPGPLDPLRVFLVESLLDGPEYAVDVLVRDGAAEPVTVVGKPLIDERKFELGMVCPPFGLTEERAGLITEAATAAVLALGLDSTCAHVEVIDDATLGPVVVEVNAGRPAGGAQPALLRLATGIDVTAEVVSLALGTPPPARGIGLPVPVGYLVVYAEGTGRLVRVEGTAEVADLPEVLDVVTIVSPGQVLSDDQEIYAVNVLVAGFADVDDLAALHAEAAKLVRFVLEES, translated from the coding sequence GTGAAGACCGCGTTCATCGTGCGGGAAACGCACGGCCAGTGGATCGCGGACTTCGCGGCCGCCGTCCGGGCCGCCGGGTGGCGGGCCGAGCTGGTCACCGAGCCCCTGGCCGACGGCGAGCCAGAGTACCAGGTCGACGGCTTCGTCGTGGTCGACGACGTCCGGGATGCGCCCGCGGTGGCCGAAGCGCTCCGCGACCGGGAGCCCGCCGCGGTGCTGACCGCGGCGGAGGGGATCATCGCGAGCACCGCCCGGATCGCCGAGCTGCTCGGCGTCGCGCGTTGCCCGGCGGACGTGTTCACCCTGGCGCACAACAAGTTCGCCGTCCGGCAGGCGCTGGCCGCGGCCGGGTTGCCGGGGCCACGGGCCGCGTTGTTCGCCGATCCGGCGCAGGCGCCCGCGATCGCCGCGGAGGTCGGTCTCCCGGCGATCGTGAAGCCGGTCAACGGCGCCGCGAGCACGCTCGTCCGCACGGTGTCCACTGTGGACGAACTGGTCGCGGCCTACCAGCTGCTGGCCACGCGGCTGCCGGAGAACTCCGACGCGCGTTACCACCGCCCGCTGCCGGGCCCGCTCGACCCGCTGCGGGTGTTCCTCGTCGAGAGCCTGCTCGACGGCCCGGAGTACGCGGTGGACGTGCTCGTCCGCGACGGCGCCGCCGAACCCGTCACGGTGGTCGGCAAACCGCTGATCGACGAGCGTAAGTTCGAGCTCGGCATGGTCTGCCCGCCGTTCGGGCTGACGGAGGAACGGGCCGGGCTGATCACCGAGGCCGCGACCGCCGCCGTGCTGGCCCTGGGCCTGGACTCGACGTGCGCGCACGTCGAAGTGATCGACGACGCCACGCTCGGGCCGGTGGTCGTCGAGGTCAACGCCGGACGTCCCGCCGGGGGAGCGCAACCGGCGTTGCTGCGGCTGGCCACCGGCATCGACGTCACCGCCGAAGTCGTTTCCCTCGCCCTCGGCACCCCGCCGCCCGCGCGCGGGATCGGGCTGCCGGTGCCGGTCGGCTACCTGGTCGTCTACGCCGAAGGCACCGGGCGGCTGGTGCGCGTCGAGGGCACCGCGGAAGTCGCGGACCTGCCGGAGGTCCTCGACGTCGTCACCATCGTTTCCCCCGGCCAGGTGCTCAGCGACGACCAGGAGATCTACGCCGTGAACGTCCTCGTCGCCGGGTTCGCCGACGTCGACGACCTGGCCGCGCTGCACGCCGAAGCCGCGAAGCTTGTCCGATTCGTACTGGAGGAGTCATGA
- the bla gene encoding class A beta-lactamase yields MPFPHVRWAALAALALVPLTACAAETPAPAAPPSTSAVAPAPRPDFAPLEREFDARLGVYAIDTGSGREIAHRADERFGYASTHKAFSAGAVLQRTSMEGLAKVLPYTRADVQPNSPVGEKHVGTGLSLRDAIDAALRYSDNTAANLLFRELGGPAGLAAALRGIGDTTTHVDRIEPGLNDLAPGDVRDTSTPRAMAADLRAFALGTVLPAAQRTFYTDTMRANRTGDAVIRAGTPAGWTVADKTGTGEYATRNDIAVVWPPGRAPIVLAVMSDRKTENAEHDDRLLAQAAKLTLDAYR; encoded by the coding sequence GTGCCGTTCCCCCACGTCCGGTGGGCCGCGCTCGCCGCGCTGGCCCTCGTCCCGCTCACCGCGTGCGCCGCCGAAACGCCGGCTCCCGCAGCACCGCCGTCGACGTCCGCGGTCGCGCCGGCACCGCGGCCGGACTTCGCGCCGCTCGAACGCGAATTCGACGCGCGCCTCGGCGTGTACGCGATCGACACCGGCTCCGGCCGCGAGATCGCCCACCGGGCCGACGAGCGCTTCGGGTACGCCTCGACGCACAAGGCGTTCTCCGCCGGGGCCGTCCTCCAGCGCACGAGCATGGAAGGGCTGGCGAAGGTGCTGCCCTACACCCGCGCCGACGTCCAGCCGAACTCGCCGGTCGGCGAAAAGCACGTCGGCACGGGCCTGTCCTTGCGCGACGCGATCGACGCGGCGCTGCGCTACAGCGACAACACCGCCGCCAACCTGCTGTTCCGCGAGCTGGGCGGCCCGGCGGGGCTGGCCGCCGCGCTGCGCGGGATCGGCGACACGACCACGCACGTCGACCGGATCGAGCCAGGCCTCAACGACCTGGCCCCGGGCGACGTCCGCGACACGAGCACCCCACGCGCAATGGCGGCCGACCTGCGCGCGTTCGCCCTCGGCACGGTGCTGCCGGCGGCTCAGCGGACGTTCTACACCGACACGATGCGCGCCAACCGCACCGGCGACGCGGTGATCCGCGCGGGCACCCCCGCCGGCTGGACGGTCGCCGACAAGACCGGTACCGGCGAATACGCGACGCGCAACGACATCGCGGTCGTCTGGCCGCCGGGCCGGGCGCCGATCGTGCTGGCGGTGATGTCCGACCGGAAGACCGAGAACGCCGAGCACGACGACCGCCTGCTCGCCCAGGCGGCGAAGCTCACCCTCGACGCCTACCGCTGA
- a CDS encoding TauD/TfdA family dioxygenase: MTADLAAPLGQLQGNEHTKIAVFPAADFAAVEAQLPQVREHLRDHGAILLRGLPADLDLFNRVTETIGGALLTYTERSTPRSNVAGNIYTSTEYPPAESIPMHNENSYSASWPARLFFLCDTAAETGGATPIADSRAMYRLLPEDLRERFAGGVVYTRAFREGLGLTWQEAFQTEDRAVVEDYCTRNGQTFEWTEDGLRTRHVRPSFVVEEHTGDTVWFNQANLFHVSSLGEEVSEALLELYPEADLPRNAYFADGSPIPVDDLAKIREVYDEVSYAFPWQSGDIMVINNMLMAHGREPFTGKRRILVAMTG; this comes from the coding sequence ATGACCGCCGATCTCGCGGCGCCGCTGGGGCAGCTGCAGGGCAACGAGCACACCAAGATCGCCGTCTTCCCGGCCGCGGACTTCGCGGCCGTGGAGGCGCAGCTGCCGCAGGTCCGGGAGCACCTGCGCGATCACGGCGCGATCCTGCTGCGCGGCCTGCCCGCCGACCTCGACTTGTTCAACCGGGTCACCGAGACGATCGGCGGGGCGCTGCTGACCTACACCGAGCGCTCGACGCCGCGCTCGAACGTCGCCGGCAACATCTACACCTCGACGGAGTACCCGCCGGCCGAGTCGATCCCGATGCACAACGAGAACTCGTACTCGGCGAGCTGGCCCGCGCGCCTGTTCTTCCTGTGCGACACCGCCGCGGAAACCGGTGGAGCGACACCGATCGCGGACAGCCGGGCGATGTACCGGCTGCTGCCCGAGGACCTCCGTGAGCGGTTCGCGGGCGGCGTCGTCTACACGCGAGCGTTCCGCGAAGGACTCGGGCTGACCTGGCAGGAGGCGTTCCAGACCGAGGACCGCGCGGTCGTCGAGGACTACTGCACGCGCAACGGCCAGACGTTCGAATGGACCGAGGACGGCCTGCGCACCCGGCACGTCCGGCCGTCGTTCGTGGTGGAAGAGCACACCGGGGACACCGTGTGGTTCAACCAGGCCAACCTCTTCCACGTCTCGAGCCTCGGCGAGGAGGTGAGCGAGGCGCTGCTGGAGCTGTACCCGGAGGCCGACCTGCCGCGCAACGCCTACTTCGCCGACGGCAGCCCGATCCCGGTCGACGACCTGGCGAAGATCCGCGAGGTCTACGACGAGGTCAGCTACGCGTTCCCGTGGCAGAGTGGGGACATCATGGTGATCAACAACATGCTGATGGCCCACGGGCGCGAGCCGTTCACCGGCAAGCGGCGCATCCTGGTGGCGATGACGGGATGA